In Lolium rigidum isolate FL_2022 chromosome 3, APGP_CSIRO_Lrig_0.1, whole genome shotgun sequence, the genomic window GTCttaaagctcgcaacctagatcaggatctgcgcaaAGAAGTTCTTGCCGGTAAAAgtgcctctgcatctgttagcgttgtggaaaaacctaagtacagtagcccggataaaactataaaagctgctaaggctgcggtggagctgtgtgagtcgctttccggagatgctttggcaaaacagcaagagcgtgttagagagctgctggaaactatcgagcagcagaacgctgagcagctggctaagctgaacaaggttgcggcctcaaaatccgcgcgttcaacaaagaatgccggaagcaagtcccatgggcaggcatcgtccccccatccggacagaagaagagaaaaagagatgaatgcacgcgagatgactgtgtacgatccggttcttgccggaaaacaacaagccgggcaacacgatgccggtagaaaaagccaaggggcagatcgaggctacgccagaggaggctacgccggaaacaatcatgccggtaaatatgaaaccgggcaaaattaccgagctgcaagggcagcgtatgaggaaatgccaccaccaaggtaccggcaggcaagagccgcggaaccggaaagaTACGGAGAGGGAGATTCTGAGGTAGAACGAACAAGagtctaccggaaccctttgggggaacgcctGGGTGAAAGATGCTTGCCAGACCACGATGCGAGGCACAGGTTGGACAGGGTACACCTCTCCGAAATGATCGAATctgagggtcctcctggcccaagatgctttggcccacggatcatgggagaagagccaccggtacgcaatttccaattgcccggggacacaaaaacatatgatggcacgaccaagccggaagattggctggcggaCTATGTCACCGCTGTTTACGTagctggtggtggagtaaacccggcgttgggcggtgagaatcataccgtcctatcCGGTAGGCCCGGCGCGgatttggctaaacaacttgcctagcaggaagcattaacggatggctagattttgaggaagccttcgtgaacaacttcagtagcacttacaagaggccaaaccggccccagcaGCTTGCTTTGTGCCAGCAACGTGCCGGTGAAACAGACAgggattatctcacccggtggaactcaatgagaaacacgtgtgaaggagtgattgaagcacaagcgattgcttggttcagtcaaggatgccggagaggatcaccaggaaatgctcgaggaaattcaccgaggggaatgtgggcaccacgcttcatcaagggcgctggtggcaaaagtattccggcatgggttctactggcccacagccTTGGACAATGctgaggatctggtaagaaagtgtaatgggtgccagaggtacgccaagcaaaatcataccccagcttccggcttaaaaaccataccgttaacatggccatttgccgtttggtgcctggacatggttggaccattcaaaaccgcaaggggaaacatgacccacatcttggtaatggtggataaattcaccaagtggctggaagtgaagcctatcgcaaagtgtgatggccacacagcagTGAGATTTTTAAAAGACGTAATCAtgtggtatggatacccgcacagtatcataactgacaatggctcaaattttgcccaaggagaattcaagcggTTCTGTGAAGATAAAaacatccggctggatttgtgctcagtagcACATCCacagggcaatggccaagttgaaagaacaaacgctttggtactttccggtatcaaaccaagactcattgatgcggtggaaaaatcgccggggtgttggctcgatgagctaccatcagtattgtggagtataagaacgactccaaaccggtctaccgggtacactccattctttatggtttatggagcagaagcggtcataccaaccgacatcctcCATGATtcgccaagggtgcaactctataccgaagaagaggtaaaggaggcccgcgaaaatgatgtggacttgctagaagaagcaagagagctagccttggcaagaacggccatttaccagcaaaatctccgacgctatcacagccggaaggttaacccgagagtattccgggaaggagacctggtgctacgcctggttcagcgcactgaaggccggcacaaactttccccgccatgggaaggacctttcattgtgagcaaggctctccacaatgatgcctactacctaattgatgcacatgagtggaagaaaggaaaggcggacaggtccggagaggaaaccaagcgtccatggaatgtagctttgttgcgtcctttctacgcttgaagttgtggtgtaagaagttcctttgtgtaccttatttgctatgaataaaagatgtcggaacctcgaatgaatctcgggaacTGTCTTTCCTAAATTGCATGTAACATGTCTATTTTTTCTGTTTACCGGTTGcctattgaatgttttttctttccggtttagtagtgtgctaaaccctaccggaatcttcgactctgctgttgtccataacttggcttcatggcaagcaagataaaccggtaggggataagcacatgaactgtggagagggagagcgggaaagaacaatccggaaaagtttaactaaccccggttataccggttttttgcaaaaatttcgaattatttctaagttcaagaaagtgcttgcttggtgaaagaactttgtgctcatacgccaaaaacgcccagagaaggtaggcagagccaaagcaaaagagccaagtgtgcgtcgaattggatgcagaaacaatttcggaatcattgcagtgcaagacaaaaatcgagaaaataagcaaagtgctaagtagcaaaccaacataacttaataagttaccggtgtgcaagacaccggcataaattGTAGCACCACAAACCAGAAGGATGAGTTTTaagttacatcataaaccccggcataccggggtagaatttaacaagtttTGAAGCAAGCAGGAGCAGGTGGATTTCTTGTCACAGCGAGTATTCAAGGagcaggggcttcagggggagcagcgctgGCCTCAGGAGTTTCCGGTGGCGCATCCTCGGCACCTTCATCGTCAcctccgtcttcttcttcctcatcgctgaggtagtccttgacgtcttcaggaggagggatgaaggtgcgcatttcagcgtactccgcgatgtggtacgcgcggtCTTGCCGCTTGGCGGCAAGGACCGGGTCCACGTCGGTGGGAGCTCCTTCGCGCACGCCAACGAGggcgtccaggtccagctccgggtaccaggagcaggcaacgtggagcgctgagtctgctccggcacgggcagcagagcactgccactcccggatccttcggccGGCACCTTCGTGCGGTCGTCGATAAGGGAGAAGTTGTCCgcaccacttctccaggccagagagtcctgaagagctgggcggcCACCTCCGGAATGTCCGCAAGGTTCCGGTCCACGCAACGCATGTGGGAGACACGCGAGTTCAGCGCAACCAGGTGGTCATAAGGATCCCAGGCCACAGCCAAGTCCTTGCACCCCTGGGCAACCCGGTGCTCTTCGACCTTCTTCACAGCGTGAGTCtgggaatccggaaagagccctgcaagacaaagaaaagaagctaagtgcatgttgccggaacaaataagcttataagcagaaaccggaaaagagaaaagaaaaacatacgGAGGGCAAGCGCATCAGTCCGCGCAACCAGAAGGTCatactccttctgttccgcctTCATCCGCGCGACCTCGTCCTCGGCTGCTTTCTGTGCCCTGGCGGCCTCTTCCGCAGCGGTTTTGTGCACCTTGGCGGCCTGGCCCTCAGCTGTTTTCAGCGCTTTGgtggcctcctccagctcagcctgcagcaccacgttggcgttggtggcatcctccagcgcctcgttGAGCCTAGCCTCAGCAGCAGATTCGGTGGCCTTCAGCGCCGTAGCATGGTCAAGGCCAAGCTGGATAAGCTGGTCCTTGAGCTCTTGGTAGCTGGCCTTCTGGGCGCTTAGCTCCTCCCGGTGCTTCACGACAAGTTTGTCCTTCTCCTCTGAAAACCGAAAAGAAGATGATTGGCAAAGTTACACGGATACAATGCAGAAAAAGCAAGTTAACCGGAAGAAAGGGAGctgtaccttggagtgcggcaacctgAACCTTGAGagcctcaatggaggcttccgggatagctgttatgcgaaaagttagtaaataacaaagaaagaagaaaagatgCCGGCGCAAAGATGCCGGAAGCAAAAAGACTCACCTTGGCATTTGCTATGTGCCTCAGAGAGGTccggtgctcccaaagaagctcctcgaagagctgcttgcgggcgtccgccgtgctctgttcagACGAGAACGATAGTGAAAAAGATGCCGGTTTCGAAAAATTCCTtaaagaaagttttgcgctaagagctgcgctcccaacccaaaactcggggactgggagtttgcggtatctttaaaaagaaagttttgcgctaagagctgcgctcccaacccaaaactcggggactgggagtttgcggtatctttaaaaagaaagttttgcgctaagagctgcgctctcaacccaaaactgggggactgggagtttgcggtatctttaaagaaagttttgcgctaaaagctgcgctctcaacccaaaactcggggactgggaggatatatatAAATCCGGAAAGAATaaaaccggcatcaacaaaaattacaagaagcttggtgaaacttaccaccacgttgctggtagCGTCATGCCAGGCGTTGTCAAACTCCCGCACCGCGCGCTTCAGCCGGATGAAATGCCCTTCAGTGCACTTGGGGCCGGCGGGGTCAACGAGGGGAAGCCGGTCCTTTCCCACACCGCGCGTAGCCGCGGAAACATCCAcctgattccacttctcagcgtaatcaaGCAGATGCCCCAAGTCAttgccctcgcgcttcagctcaacaatccggcccaggaggccggaaggtttttcttggaCCGCAGCAACGGCAGGCCCGACATGCAGCACTAGAGACTGCGAGCCACTAGACGCGCTGCCGTCCACGGCCTTTCCGCGGGatgcccccggcttgaggaactggaCAACCTTgggggccgccggcggcggctttgGCGTAGCGGCGGGAGGCCCTTGGCTTGGCGAAGGTGTTGGCGTGGCCCCGGTTGCCTCAGGGACAGAGGCTTTCCGCGGCGGCGTTGGTGTGGCGCCGCATGCTCGTGAGTTGGAGCTTCTGGCGCTGATATAGAGGTTGccggcacggaagtttccggcacggccttggagggagaagagcgtgaactcttcttcttcttcttttctttctggacgggaggaaccgaaggttccgcccgcccggcagcttcttcctcggcgccgatgttgctggcgccggtatcttgggtctcaggaggggaggtgagatcctcctccgcgcggtgatcaggagatttaggggccgcgcgccccgaacttgtagtgccccccgaaggggaggcagagatgttgccggcaccagaaggtaccggacttgagtgaggaggaggagttgaggtcctcgcggagccggcagagcccttaGGCctggggccaagcttgagcgcggggctgaaaaagagaaaaagaaagaattggaaaaagctaccgaaaaagaacttggcaaaaaggCGAGATGAGCAAAAGAACGGTGCTTTACCCGGAGGAGGTGggcatctgcttgcccttgtagcgcctcgtgcctacttgcttccccCCAAAGGACTCAGTCCAGAAGCGCTTGGCAGGAGGCGGTTGGCTTGAACCGGCATCTGTCGCCGgggccttcttcttcttgctccCGCCGGTGAgtttgtccaggaactcctggccaacctcggcctgcagcggggtggCATGCTCGTGAACCTGCGGTTTGGTGTTGGCTGAGGGAagatctacagaggaacaataacggtaaaacatgagagatcaaaaagaaaagctacctcaagcaaggtcagttcgtcagacgaaccggctggttccggcggagacttgccgaggcgcgctgctggggtcctgcccatcttcaggtcccgccaatgaatgacggggtcggggtcaaatttgtcgagaccgcgcttccggcaagggcctcgccgctcAGATACGATCgcagggaagcggtccttggcctaaaAAGTAAAGGAGAAAGAAGGAGTTAGTCACAATGCAAAAGTTACCAGTataccgacccgagttgcgtaatttcttacttcttgggtcggggggttagtggaactgagaggccggaggccccattcccagtcttccggcatggcagtctggcagatctgcccagCCTTGAGAACGATGTCTTTCTTGCTCGAGGGGattccggtgatcttggtaggatcaccgggaccgtacatctcgctcatcttatgcatgcggcgcttaagaggaagcacccgccGCGAGATAAAAGTGCGGATAATATCgtcagagcagatgttggtgtccttcatcagctgcctcatgaagcgtataatccggttggtctatatgtgagactccttcggattgtagctccagttggccctcgtgggtgGCACCGGATTGAAAGGCGGCAGGTCGATGAGGTccgcggcgccgttgttcttcacatagaagaaggtcccttgccatagctgGCATGAttcgagaccggaaaacttgaagaaagggctcccctgacgggagccgatgatgcaagacccgcattgtacgggaggtttgggtttaggaatttccttgccctgaacggagttgatccgaagagcaaagaaacgggcaaacgtctcgcgagtgggatgaatgccgatgtaagcctccatgaaggtggcatagcaggagaggtagaaaatggcgttgccgggaagatggtgaggttggagttggtaaaaatcaaggaaactcCGGAAGAAAGgagaggcgggaaggccgaagccgcgctcaaagtgagcaagaaagacaactcgttcaccgggttcgggcaccggtacgatctcgtcgccaggaagccggcaggttaccccttccggaatcctccgggaccggtagagccagtcgatctcgtattggctaacgttggagcccatccaggccccgtgGGTGATACCGGAAGAATCTGTGCCGGAAGCTTCGCTAGAACCACCGGATTCATGATTGCTACCGGAGTCAGTGTCCATCTGGGCAAGATAGGCGGACAATCCGTCGGAAGATCCGCTACGCCGGCTGACggaggaagaagcagaagaagaggTAGAGGAAGATTCCCCGCTAGACATACGATTTGGTgtagagaaacaagaatcccaagAACTACCCCcacgcgaagatctacgaaagagagaaaaagcaagaaaaagaagaggtaaaATACTCTGCTAAGttgagatctggaaagcaagcaaaagaggggtaAACATAGATTGGGCCTAACCTGGggcggcggagtcgcagaggAGGAAGATCGCCGGTGGTTTGGTGAGCTTGCCGTGGGCGAGGAAGTCCGGAGACGGCGAGGTGGAAAGGAGCTTGAGGAAGCACCAATGTCGCAGCCGCAGAAGCAGCACCGCAGAGGTCCTTGGTGCGGCGAagtccggcggcgtccggcggagcGGCAACGAAGATTCGcagggcggcggagctcgagcggcGAACGGAGTAGCGGAAGCACGAGAGCAAGGAGCACTTgtgcgcgaggaactggagaatgcgagaagaggaagaagaagaagcggtttCGCCTCATAAAGGAAGAGAGAGAAGTGGGCCTAAAACCGCTGGACCGTGGCGGTTCGgtccgtgggccgcgacggttcgctccacgggccgccacgtggcacggcGTTACACGCGTGACAGCGAAAAGCCACACGGAGGGACACACGGATCCTGAGAAGTGGTTGGGATCCGCTGTGGAGCATTTATtgcgcgcgcggaagccgaagggaagtgacccctgacactggcgcgtcagtcacagtgcgcatgtcactgacagccgCGGGACCCaacatattctcgacttcgccgaggaggtatTTAATGACTAACATGCCGGTGAATAAGATGCCGGGAAATGCTTTGCAAGCAGAGAAAACGTAAGCCTAAGCAAAGATGCCGGGTCTAAGCTGAGAGCCGGAAAGATtcaaccggtatccaaagacataagaacctggcatggtctgttggatagaatccgccagactataccagcttcggggactaatgttggggggatgacccccggtatgccaaaggcatgccaaaccggatggtttaggccatcaggataccggtttaatcattATACCGGAGCATAAGGTAAAACTTTGGCTAAGTAAActatgccggtatccccaagaggggtataccggaaccgtgtaaagaagacaccgggatgCCGGAAGAAAAGCATGCCTGcagaccggtcaaagattctctccagagctagaggacaaagatgagctaagcaaagaagctttatacgaaggcatgacgataaagaggaggatgacgaagaaagaagccggGACGCGCACCctcgtttaaagaagaccccagcATCATccgtgattaaagtagctttgtaaagtatctttgtaaagtagtttgtctagtcaaagatgccattagggtttcttgccttgtaagccaccctctcccctatataaggagagggggcagcctctttAACAGGCGCGCAAGagggagacagagagagagaaagCGGAGTACAGAAATAGAGATCTTGTAACCTGTGAAACCAATGAAgaaagtgatctagagcgagttcatccttgtgtctttcttcttcaacctctggctttggccaagttcttgaggaaaccatccggaagttcatcccttctaatcacaaaccctcccccgaatcctctagcgtccattcggccccaacataagccatcctatggcatctgtctgttcaccacgacaacagttcacggcaggagcttgtccctcagctagcctggcaaacaccggagagcgctgcaacacgttgatacattgtttgttcctgccatgccaaaaaatgcatgccaatccgaagctcatggtctgccaccgcctcaagaatgacactgcacttaccagtatgccccttgtagaccctctgccaagcaaaagggcaattcCTCCAGCCCGAATGCATACAATCAAATGCTTTCGAGGATCCCAGGAAATCCTCTTGCTGCATTTTTttgcaggatccgagctgtatcatcttctcttggtgctctcaaatggtctttagcaaacaccgctatgacggctcggcaaaacctgtagagagtctctATACACATCGActcggcgaatgagtcgcgtcgtcgttgaaTTAGTCGTCGTCAAGCAGCATTTCGTCAGCTTGATGATGtcagttgatgttcctcctcttgcctggctttaagcgcgtccgattcgcgcccttcaccaaggggccggcacggggatgcCGACGATTCTATTGAGTTCAAAAACTAGCCGGCGAGTACACACGCTGTGACCCGCTCTGTTTGTCCTATCGTTTCTTCCGGTCATCTCTCTCTATTAATTCCTTCCTCGTTCTTTAGGGTTTATAAGATCAAACAACTGTGGCAATGCTTGTTGATTCCCTGGGCAGCTTGTGGTCTCAGGTAACTTGCGACTGTATATAAATCAGTCAGACTCCGTTTAAGggagcgatgtgggactattaaATAGCTCAGCTGGTTTTGCAGTTTTTGGGCTGGACTCAGTTATGACTTATGAGTTTAATCCCAACATCTATTTGTGTATGGTATACAATAcaaaatgaaggcggcccatcgcGAGCCAGCTACACAAAGCGAGCAAATGCCCAGCGCTAGCGATCGGTGGATCGGAACCGAGCGAATTTAGATTGGACATAACAGAACAACCGAACTGGTACCTAGAGTGACAATTATGCAGTAATATgtaatttggtgggagggtaaaacggtctaAAAAATATTGTTGACTAAACTATTTggtagaaaccttagctcctttattattaggtatggatatagatatagatatagatatagatatagatatagatatagggcAACTAAAACCAGAGTAATAAGATCATAATAAGATGGACGGTTTGGATGGAGCCACGCACCTTGCACCGCACAACGCACACGATCTGAAACcgccaaaagaaaaagaaaaaaaaatgcctTTCTCGCTCTCCATCTCTTCTCCTCTCCTGCTCCCCCTTCCCCCATTCCAAGCCGCTACCTTGGCGTCCGCGCGAGCAAAACGCCGGCTCGAGAGGCCGCTCGTCTCCGATTAGGTGCGCGCCCCTCCTCGAAATCGCGCTCCATTCCTCGAATCCCCCAATTGGGAACCCTGAAATCGCGTGCCGTCGCAGCGAAGCTTCCGGAAGCTTCAGGATTATCCGGGCGTATTCCGCGCCTGGGCCGCTGGGATTCCGTAATTTACAGTTTCGGTTGGGGCGTCGCTGTCCGCCGCTTGTTCGATTTGCATCCTCGGTGCGCTCGTCGGCTTCAGTGACGTTGCTGCGTGGGCCTGCCGAAGTATTTGTTGCCAGGAAGGCGCCGCTTTGACGGAACACATCTTACACCTGGCGGTAGTGGCGGTGGTGCTGGCCGGTGGACGCCATGAGCTTTGTGTTCCGCGGCAGCAGGGCTGACATCGAGGCCGGTGGCTCcccggggttcgccccggagcgccGTGCCATGGTGAGTTCCTCTCCTCTTCATCCCCACTTGCATTTCTGCTGAAATCATTCTTTCGGCATTTCAACCTAGAGTAGATTTGGTGTGCCCTAGATATCTGATGATTCCACGTGTGTGCTTGCGTGTAGCGGATTCATGCCGGAGGCCGGCCGGTGAACAGCAATTCCTTAGCTTTTCTTGTAACAGGTAATGTGGGTCTGTCATGTGTACTACTGGTATTGCTAAGCTGTTAATAATTTGTGAttttagttatatatatggttgaTTATGTCTTATTGGGCAGTTCTTGTTCTATTCATGGTACTAAGCTCGCACCAGATGTCTCCAAATTTTATGGTAAGTTGTTCATGCACAACGTAACGATGTATGTGTTCTTATGCTTAGGAAGCTTGATGGGCGATCTCATAACTTTTGTCGGATTGCTCGGAACTGTCTGTTCTTGTAGCTTTGGCTGGTGTTGGGTGTGTTCCTAATGGCCACCAGCCTTAGGATGCTGGCCACGTGCCAGCAGCTCCAAGCGCAGGCGCAAGCACATGCTGCAGCCGCCAACGGCTTCCTTGGACGCACTGAGTTGCGGGTGCATGTCCCGCCAAGCATAGCCGTTGCTACGAGAGGCCGGTTGCAAAGTCTCAGACTTCAACTTGCTCTGCTTGACCGCGAGTTTGATGATTTAGGTACATTGTACACTGATACTTTCTGTTGCTCTAGCTGCTGTTTATATTGTTTCATGCAAACATATCACCACTCTTGGATCTTCTGCTTGCAGATTATGATGCTCTTAGAGCTCTAGATGCCGACAATAGTCCACGTGCTCATTCTATGAGTGAAGAAGAAATAAATACTCTCCCTGTTTTCAAATACAAATTTCAGGCGCAGCAGGCAAGCACCGCTGCCCAAAAAAGGCAAGATGAGTTATCCTTTTTGGGTGCAttatggcaaaaaaaaaaatgattatAAGTGCCTTCTTTCTTCAATTTGTAACCCGATCAATTATAGCACAGTAGGGGCATGTCCTACTGAGTTCCTCAGGGAAATAAGTAACGAACAATATATATCTTCCTGCTTCTACAGAGTGTAACTGACTGCTTAATATTTTTGATGCAGTAGTGATGGACCATCTGTACCGGTGGTTTCCTCTCCTGGATCTGGCAAGGAGGTAATGAATAAATGTGTTTCTTTGATCATATTCCTTCTATAAAGCTGCTATATATCTATCTCCATTTTGGTATCACTAGACAACTAGCAATGTAGCTTGAGCTTGACTACATGTTCTTTGGGATTTCATTATAGTCAACTGTGGTAGTAACAATCACACCGTTATGTGTAGGAATATAGGATTATGCTATATTGAGATATATGAAGTTATTTAAATAGGAaagagcggaaattcaattcggctcctgggtgcgtatgctccctctacctaaaaatcatattttgtaaCGTCGAAAAATTTAGAGTTAAGATATCGGATATGTATCCTTTAGATTAttacttaggggtcaagtaagtccTCTATAAGGGACATCAGATCTACCAATTGGGAATCAATGAAGAAGAATATTACCATTTACTTTTATCTACTTTTCGGTAATTAGGGTTTAGTTTCTTAcaattttggtatcagagccatctacAATGGCGAGCAAAGAAACCAAAATAGAGGTTGTGGAGCAGATGAAGATCATCGTGAAGCAGTTGGAGAACCTCAAGCGCCAACGAGAGAATGACCAGGTGTTCCTCGTCGGGCTGGTGCAGCGCTTGACAGTGCTCAAGCAACGGCTGCCAGCCCAACGATTACGTGTCGACGTGTCGCAACTTGTCGCTGGGGTACCGACAAGCAGACAAGTCGTGACAAGTCTTGACGAGTGCTCGACTTGTCGATGTGTTGTCGACAAGGAACTACCAAAAAATACTAAGTAACTAGCCTATCAATTTTTCTAGGATATCGACCCACTCAATATCCCATTGAAATTCTTCTAGGATAAGCGCATtagccctctttcctttagatcctTCCTCACGCAGCTTCTGAAACCTATTCTCCATTTGCCGGTTGCATGAGACATAGGATAGTTTGTTCAATCTCTTGTACTCTAAGCGGTTTCTCCCTTTAGTGTGGATCTGCAAAGTGCAAGGGGAGAGGTGGCTGGGGGAGGGAGACACGACCAATTTCTGGGTCGTAGGGTTTCACGAAGACATTTTATATCCCAGGCATATAACTTGTCGCTCGACCAGTTGACCTAGACAAGTCGAGGTTTGTTGCCGACAAGTCAGCTTGCGACACGTAGACGTGTCGCTCTAGTGTGTCGACATCAGAGTTGCGACACGTAGACTTGTCGTGCGACAAACCTAGACTTGTCGAGCGACACTTAATCATTGTGCCAGCCTGCCCCCGCCACCAGTTTCCATGGATGCAGCAGCCACCCATGATGCCACCTCCACCAACAGCACCTCTGACGCCCCCTTCTCCAGCGGGGGAATTGCCAGCGCCGCTGCCATCGGAACTCTGCCCGCTGGGCAGATTGGCCACCTCCATCACTACCCCCTCTCTTTCCTGCCTTCCGCCAACAACCAACAGTCGTCAACTTTTTTTTTCCACCTTCAGCCATCTTCTTACTTGCCACAGTTTCCCCCTAACATTAATCTAAGCCACTTTGCACCCCCACCTTACAGCTCAAATCCCACCTCAAATCTCTCCCCAATTCTGCCCCCACCTACCAGCAGCTGGTGCAGCTAACCCCCTCAGAAGGGCTGCAGCTTGAAGCAGTGGAGGTAGAGAAACTACAAGGAGGAGCGGAAGTAGTGCCacatcctccagcagcagggtcaGAATTAGTCAAGAAATATCATGTTTTGCTACACCCACAAAGGGAGGAAGCTGTCTTCAGACTTCAGTTCATCTCAGAACACAGGGAGCTGGTGTTACACTTCATCAATGTGGGGTGACCTTGGGAAGCAAGCGTG contains:
- the LOC124702082 gene encoding E3 ubiquitin-protein ligase SDIR1-like isoform X1, which encodes MSFVFRGSRADIEAGGSPGFAPERRAMRIHAGGRPVNSNSLAFLVTVLVLFMVLSSHQMSPNFMLWLVLGVFLMATSLRMLATCQQLQAQAQAHAAAANGFLGRTELRVHVPPSIAVATRGRLQSLRLQLALLDREFDDLDYDALRALDADNSPRAHSMSEEEINTLPVFKYKFQAQQASTAAQKSSDGPSVPVVSSPGSGKEKKQDADGTSITPEDELTCSICLEEVVVGDLLRSLPCLHQFHVSCIDPWLRQQGTCPVCKRQVSDGWQAAGEVEVDASYMV
- the LOC124702082 gene encoding E3 ubiquitin-protein ligase SDIR1-like isoform X2 → MSFVFRGSRADIEAGGSPGFAPERRAMRIHAGGRPVNSNSLAFLVTVLVLFMVLSSHQMSPNFMLWLVLGVFLMATSLRMLATCQQLQAQAQAHAAAANGFLGRTELRVHVPPSIAVATRGRLQSLRLQLALLDREFDDLDYDALRALDADNSPRAHSMSEEEINTLPVFKYKFQAQQASTAAQKSDGPSVPVVSSPGSGKEKKQDADGTSITPEDELTCSICLEEVVVGDLLRSLPCLHQFHVSCIDPWLRQQGTCPVCKRQVSDGWQAAGEVEVDASYMV